One Prunus dulcis chromosome 7, ALMONDv2, whole genome shotgun sequence DNA segment encodes these proteins:
- the LOC117634906 gene encoding uncharacterized protein LOC117634906 isoform X2, which translates to MAPRKTATPSSTRSPIPIGNCEVTVEAGNFSCQSDPNTLQISVSRSAKISISVRKEMERNNDSIAAYETFLVGNPSFVVVNPKDADSCQKSYLQEVLKMYIRELPAMNFAANTGKQSMFLERCVTNGKYCTLLLKSQSVGDSEEVIAAITYQIVPADTQYAEIPLAAVSSIYQHKGFGSCLFMELRKRLQSVGICTIFCWGDKDSEGFWLKQGFVSIAEVDTKGKCRRIPIKADIRRALCFPGGSTLMVLHLNQDVSSNTAESLKLGILLKPNGKSSTASENQLPGFSKGNYTTLNTENQMSLRSENCQPENLVNGLPREDKGSQCRETMQCIRDPVHLFREDSSKFVSAAEVFTSGVDADVRHCSCSKQVSCAKRKVWEASMSSLKSKKVKGSHQVGCQSESNFSLVSETDGSDSCLRGCSFVSYKDKPLVADPPRDLLGSSYKEKNAEECGPVNITSETLVRKEFQTQREFFKIMLMNIADDTKKANLTKVIEDLGGAITSDGSTSTHVVTGKVRTTLNFCTALCSGAWIVSPSWLKESFRQGRYVVLRAKASPQGLLKGYDVCIAAHVQPTARMLSSIVRSAGGNIISELEKVNEASKTIFVACEEDMEEVLLAVKKGVWTFSSDWLMNCVMGQELDLEAPQFAESL; encoded by the exons ATGGCGCCAAGAAAGACCGCAACACCGTCTTCCACACGCTCTCCGATCCCAATCG GTAATTGCGAGGTCACAGTGGAAGCAGGTAATTTCAGTTGCCAGTCGGACCCCAACACCCTCCAAATCTCCGTTTCCAGGAGCGCCAAAATCAGCATCTCAG TGAggaaagagatggagagaaaTAATGATAGTATTGCGGCATATGAAACATTTCTAGTTGGTAATCCTTCGTTCGTGGTTGTTAATCCCAAAGATGCCGATAGCTGTCAAAAATCTTATCTCCAG GAAGTACTAAAGATGTATATTAGGGAACTTCCTGCAATGAATTTTGCTGCCAATACTGGAAAGCAATCAATGTTTCTAGAAAGATGCGTTACAAATGG GAAATATTGCACTTTGCTTTTGAAATCGCAATCCGTGGGAGATTCTGAAGAG gTTATAGCTGCAATCACTTACCAAATAGTTCCTGCTGATACACAGTATGCTGAGATTCCTCTTGCTGCTGTCAGTTCAATTTACCAGCACAAG GGATTTGGTAGCTGCTTGTTCATGGAGCTGAGAAAGAGACTTCAAAGTGTTGGTATATGTACAATATTCTGTTGGGGAGACAAGGATTCTGAAGGATTTTGGCTTAAACAG GGGTTTGTATCAATAGCAGAGGTGGATACCAAGGGTAAATGCCGCAGGATACCTATTAAAGCTGACATTCGTCGAGCATTATGCTTTCCTGGTGGTTCAACCCTCATGGTTTTACATCTTAACCAGGATGTTTCCTCAAATACTGCAGAATCTTTGAAGTTGGGCATTTTATTGAAGCCTAATGGAAAGTCATCTACTGCTTCGGAAAACCAACTGCCGGGATTTTCTAAAGGGAATTACACTACTCTGAATACAGAAAATCAAATGTCTTTAAGAAGTGAAAATTGTCAGCCTGAAAATTTGGTAAATGGACTTCCAAGAGAAGATAAAG GTTCTCAGTGTCGGGAAACAATGCAGTGTATCAGGGATCCAGTTCATCTCTTCAGAGAGGACTCCAGCAAGTTCGTCAGTGCAGCAGAGGTATTCACTAGTGGCGTTGATGCTGATGTAAGGCACTGTTCTTGCTCCAAACAAGTTTCATGTGCAAAGAGAAAGGTCTGGGAAGCTTCAATGTCATCATTGAAGTCAAAGAAAGTAAAGGGAAGCCATCAAGTTGGCTGCCAATCTGAGTCTAACTTCAGTTTAGTTTCAGAAACTGATGGAAGTGATTCTTGTCTACGAGGGTGCTCCTTTGTTTCTTACAAAGACAAACCTTTAGTTGCAGATCCTCCTAGAGATCTTTTGGGTAGTAGttacaaggaaaaaaatgcTGAAGAATGTGGACCCGTTAATATTACATCAGAAACTTTAGTCAGGAAGGAATTTCAGACACAGAGAGAATTCTTTAAAATCATGTTGATGAATATTGCTGATGATACCAAGAAAGCAAATCTCACAAAG GTAATTGAGGACCTTGGTGGTGCTATTACGTCTGATGGAAGCACAAGCACACATGTTGTCACGGGGAAAGTGAGAAcaactttgaatttttgtaCTGCTCTTTGTTCAGG AGCTTGGATAGTTTCTCCCAGCTGGTTGAAAGAAAGCTTTCGTCAAGGAAGATATGTGG TTCTCAGAGCAAAAGCAAGTCCCCAAGGCTTGCTTAAAGGCTACGATGTATGCATAGCAGCTCATGTTCAACCCACTGCTAGGATGTTATCTTCCATTGTCAGGTCTGCTGGAGGAAAT ATTATTAGTGAATTGGAGAAAgtaaatgaagcttcaaaaacAATCTTTGTGGCATGCGAAGAAGACATGGAAGAAGTATTGTTGGCTGTAAAGAAGGGGGTATGGACATTTAGCAGTGATTGGCTTATGAACTGTGTCATGGGACAAGAGCTTGACTTGGAGGCTCCCCAGTTTGCCGAGTCCCTTTGA
- the LOC117634906 gene encoding uncharacterized protein LOC117634906 isoform X1 has translation MAPRKTATPSSTRSPIPIGNCEVTVEAGNFSCQSDPNTLQISVSRSAKISISVRKEMERNNDSIAAYETFLVGNPSFVVVNPKDADSCQKSYLQEVLKMYIRELPAMNFAANTGKQSMFLERCVTNGKYCTLLLKSQSVGDSEEVIAAITYQIVPADTQYAEIPLAAVSSIYQHKGFGSCLFMELRKRLQSVGICTIFCWGDKDSEGFWLKQGFVSIAEVDTKGKCRRIPIKADIRRALCFPGGSTLMVLHLNQDVSSNTAESLKLGILLKPNGKSSTASENQLPGFSKGNYTTLNTENQMSLRSENCQPENLVNGLPREDKGSQCRETMQCIRDPVHLFREDSSKFVSAAEVFTSGVDADVRHCSCSKQVSCAKRKVWEASMSSLKSKKVKGSHQVGCQSESNFSLVSETDGSDSCLRGCSFVSYKDKPLVADPPRDLLGSSYKEKNAEECGPVNITSETLVRKEFQTQREFFKIMLMNIADDTKKANLTKVIEDLGGAITSDGSTSTHVVTGKVRTTLNFCTALCSGAWIVSPSWLKESFRQGRYVDESSYILDDKEYVLKYKTELRGAVLRAKASPQGLLKGYDVCIAAHVQPTARMLSSIVRSAGGNIISELEKVNEASKTIFVACEEDMEEVLLAVKKGVWTFSSDWLMNCVMGQELDLEAPQFAESL, from the exons ATGGCGCCAAGAAAGACCGCAACACCGTCTTCCACACGCTCTCCGATCCCAATCG GTAATTGCGAGGTCACAGTGGAAGCAGGTAATTTCAGTTGCCAGTCGGACCCCAACACCCTCCAAATCTCCGTTTCCAGGAGCGCCAAAATCAGCATCTCAG TGAggaaagagatggagagaaaTAATGATAGTATTGCGGCATATGAAACATTTCTAGTTGGTAATCCTTCGTTCGTGGTTGTTAATCCCAAAGATGCCGATAGCTGTCAAAAATCTTATCTCCAG GAAGTACTAAAGATGTATATTAGGGAACTTCCTGCAATGAATTTTGCTGCCAATACTGGAAAGCAATCAATGTTTCTAGAAAGATGCGTTACAAATGG GAAATATTGCACTTTGCTTTTGAAATCGCAATCCGTGGGAGATTCTGAAGAG gTTATAGCTGCAATCACTTACCAAATAGTTCCTGCTGATACACAGTATGCTGAGATTCCTCTTGCTGCTGTCAGTTCAATTTACCAGCACAAG GGATTTGGTAGCTGCTTGTTCATGGAGCTGAGAAAGAGACTTCAAAGTGTTGGTATATGTACAATATTCTGTTGGGGAGACAAGGATTCTGAAGGATTTTGGCTTAAACAG GGGTTTGTATCAATAGCAGAGGTGGATACCAAGGGTAAATGCCGCAGGATACCTATTAAAGCTGACATTCGTCGAGCATTATGCTTTCCTGGTGGTTCAACCCTCATGGTTTTACATCTTAACCAGGATGTTTCCTCAAATACTGCAGAATCTTTGAAGTTGGGCATTTTATTGAAGCCTAATGGAAAGTCATCTACTGCTTCGGAAAACCAACTGCCGGGATTTTCTAAAGGGAATTACACTACTCTGAATACAGAAAATCAAATGTCTTTAAGAAGTGAAAATTGTCAGCCTGAAAATTTGGTAAATGGACTTCCAAGAGAAGATAAAG GTTCTCAGTGTCGGGAAACAATGCAGTGTATCAGGGATCCAGTTCATCTCTTCAGAGAGGACTCCAGCAAGTTCGTCAGTGCAGCAGAGGTATTCACTAGTGGCGTTGATGCTGATGTAAGGCACTGTTCTTGCTCCAAACAAGTTTCATGTGCAAAGAGAAAGGTCTGGGAAGCTTCAATGTCATCATTGAAGTCAAAGAAAGTAAAGGGAAGCCATCAAGTTGGCTGCCAATCTGAGTCTAACTTCAGTTTAGTTTCAGAAACTGATGGAAGTGATTCTTGTCTACGAGGGTGCTCCTTTGTTTCTTACAAAGACAAACCTTTAGTTGCAGATCCTCCTAGAGATCTTTTGGGTAGTAGttacaaggaaaaaaatgcTGAAGAATGTGGACCCGTTAATATTACATCAGAAACTTTAGTCAGGAAGGAATTTCAGACACAGAGAGAATTCTTTAAAATCATGTTGATGAATATTGCTGATGATACCAAGAAAGCAAATCTCACAAAG GTAATTGAGGACCTTGGTGGTGCTATTACGTCTGATGGAAGCACAAGCACACATGTTGTCACGGGGAAAGTGAGAAcaactttgaatttttgtaCTGCTCTTTGTTCAGG AGCTTGGATAGTTTCTCCCAGCTGGTTGAAAGAAAGCTTTCGTCAAGGAAGATATGTGG aTGAATCATCTTACATATTAGATGATAAAGAATATGTGCTCAAATATAAAACTGAGTTAAGAGGTGCAGTTCTCAGAGCAAAAGCAAGTCCCCAAGGCTTGCTTAAAGGCTACGATGTATGCATAGCAGCTCATGTTCAACCCACTGCTAGGATGTTATCTTCCATTGTCAGGTCTGCTGGAGGAAAT ATTATTAGTGAATTGGAGAAAgtaaatgaagcttcaaaaacAATCTTTGTGGCATGCGAAGAAGACATGGAAGAAGTATTGTTGGCTGTAAAGAAGGGGGTATGGACATTTAGCAGTGATTGGCTTATGAACTGTGTCATGGGACAAGAGCTTGACTTGGAGGCTCCCCAGTTTGCCGAGTCCCTTTGA
- the LOC117636167 gene encoding peptide chain release factor PrfB3, chloroplastic isoform X1, whose protein sequence is MRSMAAEFAFVRNGSTATTTTAAAALFSSNWKASERKSHQSLHTSFMDDKNRVYKQLGLFSLRKKIEDTVLRAEMLAPLALKLEEARRNKQEQQIRDYNLWDDTAKSSEILAKLADSAKVVDALKDLTYKAEEAKLITQLAEIDAIHYGLFRQAYVASLDVSKLLDQYEMSKLLKGPYDMEGACLVIKAGGEGYPEVWVKQLLSMYTKWAKKLGYKGRVIEKRPSTNGGIKSATIEFEFEFAYGYLSGETGVHNIISSQNGSALHLASSASVDVFPLFLGKAHDLQIDEEDLVVTLPSMLEEEQGQTGPSVSVQHIPTSVTAQSSGERSHFANKIKAINRLKGKLLILALEQGVTKVSDIKKDDIVNLWQKETRTYMYHPHKLVKDVKTGIQLPDLMSVLNGNLEPLIVAHINSRQ, encoded by the exons ATGAGAAGCATGGCCGCAGAATTCGCATTTGTCAGAAATGGTAGCACCGCCACTACCACTACCGCTGCCGCTGCCTTGTTCAGCTCAAATTGGAAAGCTTCCGAAAGAAAGAGTCATCAGTCTCTACACACTTCTTTCATGGATGACAAGAACAGGGTCTACAAACAACTGg GATTATTTTCTTTGAGAAAGAAGATTGAAGATACAGTTCTCCGAGCTGAGATGTTGGCCCCATTGGCATTGAAACTTGAAGAAGCAAGAAGAAATAAGCAGGAACAACAGATACGTGACTATAACCTTTGGGATGACACAGCTAAGTCCAGTGAGATTCTTGCCAAGTTAGCTGACAGTGCCAAAGTGGTTGATGCTCTTAAAGACTTGACATATAAG GCTGAAGAAGCAAAGCTGATAACGCAGTTAGCGGAGATAGATGCTATACATTATGGGCTTTTTAGGCAAGCATATGTTGCATCTCTAGATGTAAGCAAGCTTTTGGATCAGTATGAGATGTCCAAGCTTCTCAAGGGACCATATGACATGGAGGGAGCATGTCTAGTTATCAAAGCTGGAGGTGAAGGCTACCCTGAG GTATGGGTAAAACAACTACTAAGCATGTATACCAAATGGGCCAAAAAGCTAGGTTATAAAGGGAGGGTCATTGAGAAGCGTCCTTCCACAAATGGTGGCATCAAGTCAGCAACTAttgagtttgaatttgagtttGCTTATGGCTATCTTTCCGGAGAGACAGGTGTTCACAACATTATAAGTTCGCAAAATGGATCTGCCTTGCATTTG GCTAGCTCAGCAAGTGTGGatgtttttcctttgtttcttgGAAAAGCTCATGACCTACAAATTGATGAGGAGGATTTAGTCGTCACATTGCCATCAATGCTTGAAGAAGAGCAGGGCCAAACTGGACCTTCAGTTTCCGTCCAGCATATACCCACGAGCGTAACTGCGCAATCATCAG GTGAGAGGAGCCACTTTGCAAATAAGATCAAGGCCATTAACCGGTTGAAAGGCAAGCTTCTCATCCTTGCACTGGAACAAGGAGTTACTAAGGTTAGTGATATCAAGAAAGATGACATTGTCAATCTGTGGCAGAAAGAGACTCGAACGTACATGTATCATCCACACAAACTAGTGAAGGATGTAAAAACCGGCATCCAACTGCCTGACCTAATGTCTGTTTTGAATGGAAATCTTGAACCTCTTATTGTTGCTCATATTAATTCAAGACAATAA
- the LOC117636167 gene encoding peptide chain release factor PrfB3, chloroplastic isoform X2, protein MLAPLALKLEEARRNKQEQQIRDYNLWDDTAKSSEILAKLADSAKVVDALKDLTYKAEEAKLITQLAEIDAIHYGLFRQAYVASLDVSKLLDQYEMSKLLKGPYDMEGACLVIKAGGEGYPEVWVKQLLSMYTKWAKKLGYKGRVIEKRPSTNGGIKSATIEFEFEFAYGYLSGETGVHNIISSQNGSALHLASSASVDVFPLFLGKAHDLQIDEEDLVVTLPSMLEEEQGQTGPSVSVQHIPTSVTAQSSGERSHFANKIKAINRLKGKLLILALEQGVTKVSDIKKDDIVNLWQKETRTYMYHPHKLVKDVKTGIQLPDLMSVLNGNLEPLIVAHINSRQ, encoded by the exons ATGTTGGCCCCATTGGCATTGAAACTTGAAGAAGCAAGAAGAAATAAGCAGGAACAACAGATACGTGACTATAACCTTTGGGATGACACAGCTAAGTCCAGTGAGATTCTTGCCAAGTTAGCTGACAGTGCCAAAGTGGTTGATGCTCTTAAAGACTTGACATATAAG GCTGAAGAAGCAAAGCTGATAACGCAGTTAGCGGAGATAGATGCTATACATTATGGGCTTTTTAGGCAAGCATATGTTGCATCTCTAGATGTAAGCAAGCTTTTGGATCAGTATGAGATGTCCAAGCTTCTCAAGGGACCATATGACATGGAGGGAGCATGTCTAGTTATCAAAGCTGGAGGTGAAGGCTACCCTGAG GTATGGGTAAAACAACTACTAAGCATGTATACCAAATGGGCCAAAAAGCTAGGTTATAAAGGGAGGGTCATTGAGAAGCGTCCTTCCACAAATGGTGGCATCAAGTCAGCAACTAttgagtttgaatttgagtttGCTTATGGCTATCTTTCCGGAGAGACAGGTGTTCACAACATTATAAGTTCGCAAAATGGATCTGCCTTGCATTTG GCTAGCTCAGCAAGTGTGGatgtttttcctttgtttcttgGAAAAGCTCATGACCTACAAATTGATGAGGAGGATTTAGTCGTCACATTGCCATCAATGCTTGAAGAAGAGCAGGGCCAAACTGGACCTTCAGTTTCCGTCCAGCATATACCCACGAGCGTAACTGCGCAATCATCAG GTGAGAGGAGCCACTTTGCAAATAAGATCAAGGCCATTAACCGGTTGAAAGGCAAGCTTCTCATCCTTGCACTGGAACAAGGAGTTACTAAGGTTAGTGATATCAAGAAAGATGACATTGTCAATCTGTGGCAGAAAGAGACTCGAACGTACATGTATCATCCACACAAACTAGTGAAGGATGTAAAAACCGGCATCCAACTGCCTGACCTAATGTCTGTTTTGAATGGAAATCTTGAACCTCTTATTGTTGCTCATATTAATTCAAGACAATAA